ACCTAATTCGTGTATTTATGTATAGAAGAAGTATGACAATAATTGTGTGGTATTTCTTTCTATTATATACGTATCGAAAGGTGGATTTATTTTGAAACTAACAATGCGAGAACTATTAATCTTTTTAAAATTAAAAGAAGTAAATTATCGAGAGCAATGTTTATTGTTGCGATATTTGGTGAAGTATCAATTATGTCAACATAGTTGGGATGAGGATGCTTATCAACAGTTGAAGCAAGAGATTAAGCAAACGACCATTGCGATGAATTTGCCAGATTGGGAGCTCGAGTTATGTTATAGCGCTCAGCAGTTAGCAAAAAAAGCCATTATGTTCGGTGACCAATATTACCCTAAACGCTGGTATCATATTGAAAAACCACCCCTCATAATGTTTTATGAGGGGAATTTATCGTTATTAGCAAAATTTCCAGTATCCATCGTAGGCAGTCGCAAAATTACACCATATGGTCAAAAAGTGACCAAAGCACTCGTTGAAGCTTTTACACGTGAAGGTTGGGTCAGTGTTTCTGGCATGGCAAAAGGAATTGATGCAGTTGTCCATCAATCTGCTATGAATGATGGCATACAACACTCAACGATTGCGATTATTGCAACAGGCTTGGAGTGCTGTTATCCGCGTGAACATACGAATCTCCAATTACAATTAGGACAGCAGCACCTTGTACTGTCGGAATATTTACCGAATAGTCCTGCTCTAAAACATCACTTTATTATGCGTAACCGTTTAGTAGCGGGAATCTCGCCTGCGATTTGTGTGATGGAAGCAGCAAAGAAAAGTGGGAGTCTAATTACTGCTAATTACGCGTTGCAGTTTAATCGAGAAGTGTATGCACTACCAGGTCGCATCAATGATGCGCAATCAGTAGGTTGTAATGAACTTATTATGGCAGGCGCTACGCCTATTCTATCCATTGAAGAAACCGTAAAATCGATTAAACAATTGAAAACAGCACAAGATTAATCAACGTGCGAGCAGGGATGTTCAAACGTTAATTAGACGAGAAAGTTAGCGGCTTGTATAGAGCGCATAAAGGGACTGTTTGAAGAGTGGACATCGTCAAGCTGAGCGAACTAGCATTAGGAGCTATATAAAGAGGGCGTCACGCAAAACAGCATCAGGAACAATACGGAGAGGGCGTCACGCAGCAAAGCCGAGCCAAGCAGTATCAGGAGCAATATGAAGAGACCATCTAGTTAACGCACGCAATCTGAATGAACAAAGTCCAGTATTAAATGACGATACGCAATTTTGGAATCAGTTCAATGGATAAAGCGATTTTCAGAGGGATTACCGATTCAATTGCTACGGGCGGAAAATTTTTTGAAAGATTTAATTTGACAATTATCAAAGTTTTCGCTACTATGAATAACGATTTAACTTAAAAGCCAAACATAAGGTTTATCTGCAACTATGTTGAGTTAACCTTATTTTCAAAAATAAAGATTCTTAATAAGAAAGGTAGGTACGATAATGTCTTATAAAAATTTAGTCATTGTCGAGTCACCGACTAAGGCAAAAACAATCGATCGTTATCTAGGGAAAAATTATAAAGTTGTCGCCAGTAAAGGGCATCTGCGTGATTTGCCAAAAAGTAAAATGGGTGTGGATATTGAAAATAATTTTGAACCGCACTACATTAGTATCCGTGGCCGTGGGGATACGATTAAAGAATTACGTAAATTAGCAAAAAAAGCTGAACATGTCTTTCTCGCAGCCGATCCGGATCGTGAGGGAGAAGCAATCGCATGGCATTTAAGTCACTTGCTGAATTTAGATATTAATGAGCCCAATCGTGTGGTTTTCAATGAAATTACAAAAGATACCGTTAAGGAAGCCTTTAAAACACCACGTAAAATTGATCAGGATTTAGTTGATGCACAACAAGCACGTCGTATTTTAGACCGTGTTGTAGGCTATTCGATTTCACCATTATTATGGAAGAAAATTAAGGGTGGCTTGAGTGCTGGTCGTGTGCAATCAGCAACTTTAAAAATTATTATTGACCGTGAAAATGAAATTCGTAATTTTAAACCGGAAGAGTATTGGACAATTCCAACGACCTTTAAAAAAGGTACAGCAAAATTTGACGCAGAATTTTATGGTATGGATGGTAAAAAGATTGAACTAGGCAATGAACAAGATGTTGAAGCTGTTATGAAACGTTTGGATGAAAAACAAACGTTTACGGTTACTAATATAGAGGAAAAACCACGTAATCGTAAATCAGCACCACCATTTACGACAAGTACACTGCAACAAGAAGCATCTAACCGTCTTGGATTTAGAACGAGTAAAACAATGATGGTTGCCCAACAATTATATGAAGGGATTACGATTGGTCGCCAAACTATCGGATTAATTACTTATATGCGTACCGATTCAACCCGTATAGCACCATCAGCGCAAGCATCTGCGATTGACTTTATTAAAGAAAATTATGGTGAAGCGTATTTAGGTAAAGGTCGTGTGTCGAAAAATAGTGCTGGTGCACAAGATGCCCATGAGGCGATTCGTCCGTCTAATCCAGCGATGACACCGGATAGTATTAGTCATGCATTGTCAAAAGATCAGTTACGTCTGTATTCATTAATCTGGGGACGTTTTATGGCTAGTCAAATGGCAGATGCTGTCTACGATACGATTCGTGCAGACATTGAGCAAAATGACGTGCAGTTTCGTGCCAATGGTTCTCGTATTAAATTTGATGGGTATTTAAAAGTGTATCCGACCAAAGGCAATAAAGATAATTACTTACCTGAATTGTCAAAAGGTGATGCGGTACAATCAGTTAAAATTGACCCGACGCAACATTTTACGCAGCCGCCAGCACGTTATAATGAAGCGAGTTTGATTAAAACACTCGAAGAAAAAGGTATTGGTCGTCCATCTACGTATTCACCGACAGTGGAAACATTACGTAAACGTTACTATGTTAAAATGGTAGCTAAACGGTTTGAACCGACTGAATTAGGTGAGATTGTTAATGATGTGATGTCAGAATTTTTCCCACAAATTGTCGATTCTGAC
The genomic region above belongs to Aerococcaceae bacterium zg-1292 and contains:
- the dprA gene encoding DNA-protecting protein DprA yields the protein MKLTMRELLIFLKLKEVNYREQCLLLRYLVKYQLCQHSWDEDAYQQLKQEIKQTTIAMNLPDWELELCYSAQQLAKKAIMFGDQYYPKRWYHIEKPPLIMFYEGNLSLLAKFPVSIVGSRKITPYGQKVTKALVEAFTREGWVSVSGMAKGIDAVVHQSAMNDGIQHSTIAIIATGLECCYPREHTNLQLQLGQQHLVLSEYLPNSPALKHHFIMRNRLVAGISPAICVMEAAKKSGSLITANYALQFNREVYALPGRINDAQSVGCNELIMAGATPILSIEETVKSIKQLKTAQD
- the topA gene encoding type I DNA topoisomerase; this encodes MSYKNLVIVESPTKAKTIDRYLGKNYKVVASKGHLRDLPKSKMGVDIENNFEPHYISIRGRGDTIKELRKLAKKAEHVFLAADPDREGEAIAWHLSHLLNLDINEPNRVVFNEITKDTVKEAFKTPRKIDQDLVDAQQARRILDRVVGYSISPLLWKKIKGGLSAGRVQSATLKIIIDRENEIRNFKPEEYWTIPTTFKKGTAKFDAEFYGMDGKKIELGNEQDVEAVMKRLDEKQTFTVTNIEEKPRNRKSAPPFTTSTLQQEASNRLGFRTSKTMMVAQQLYEGITIGRQTIGLITYMRTDSTRIAPSAQASAIDFIKENYGEAYLGKGRVSKNSAGAQDAHEAIRPSNPAMTPDSISHALSKDQLRLYSLIWGRFMASQMADAVYDTIRADIEQNDVQFRANGSRIKFDGYLKVYPTKGNKDNYLPELSKGDAVQSVKIDPTQHFTQPPARYNEASLIKTLEEKGIGRPSTYSPTVETLRKRYYVKMVAKRFEPTELGEIVNDVMSEFFPQIVDSDFTAGMEEELDSIEEGKQEWVRVLNEFYSHFETDLQKAESTIEKIEIKDEPAGYDCELCGNPMVVKIGRYGKFHACSNFPECRNTQAIVKKIDVTCPLCHKGELIERQSKKNRTFYGCNRYPECEFVSWDKPISRPCPKCNHYMTEKTTRKGKEIKCSHCDYQELAKA